One window of Desulfovibrio sp. genomic DNA carries:
- a CDS encoding C40 family peptidase yields the protein MALLLVCAVLLTACGAFRSAPDSGPAPESARKAVKTAYTQMGKKYRPGGASPQKGFDCSGLIWWAYRENGVKVPRITTDQANAGQKISLSDARQGDILVFRTGSGPRGLHTGIYAGGNSFIHSPRRGENVRVESLEVPYWRNKLIAVRRVVY from the coding sequence ATGGCTCTTCTCCTGGTTTGCGCCGTTCTTCTGACAGCGTGCGGCGCATTCAGGTCTGCGCCAGATTCTGGCCCTGCGCCCGAATCTGCCCGCAAGGCGGTAAAAACGGCTTACACCCAGATGGGCAAAAAGTATCGGCCAGGCGGAGCTTCTCCACAAAAGGGCTTTGACTGTTCAGGTCTTATCTGGTGGGCATACCGCGAAAACGGCGTAAAGGTGCCGCGTATCACCACCGACCAGGCCAACGCAGGACAGAAGATTTCCCTTTCTGACGCCAGACAGGGTGATATTCTCGTTTTCCGCACAGGTTCCGGACCGCGCGGCTTGCACACAGGCATTTACGCCGGTGGCAATTCATTTATCCACAGCCCGCGACGGGGTGAAAATGTGCGTGTGGAAAGCCTTGAGGTTCCATACTGGCGCAACAAGCTTATTGCCGTGCGCAGGGTGGTGTACTGA
- a CDS encoding NapC/NirT family cytochrome c, whose translation MGTPRNGPWLKVLLGGVAAGMVLLGVLAYAMTTTDQRPFCSSCHIMQEAAVTQKMGTHAKLSCNECHAPHNLLAKLPFKAQEGLRDVIGNISGHDIPRPLSVRTKDVVNANCMACHSQTNVNVASMNAKPYCVDCHRGVAHMRMMPISTRTVAND comes from the coding sequence ATGGGAACACCCCGCAATGGACCATGGCTTAAGGTGCTGTTGGGCGGCGTTGCGGCGGGAATGGTGCTTTTGGGTGTGCTTGCGTACGCCATGACGACAACTGACCAGCGACCGTTTTGCTCCAGTTGTCACATAATGCAGGAAGCGGCCGTAACCCAGAAAATGGGTACACATGCCAAGCTTTCCTGTAATGAGTGCCATGCCCCGCACAATCTGCTGGCCAAGCTGCCGTTCAAAGCCCAGGAAGGCTTACGTGACGTTATCGGCAACATTTCAGGCCACGACATTCCGCGCCCTCTGAGTGTTCGTACCAAGGATGTGGTTAATGCCAACTGCATGGCCTGCCATAGTCAGACCAATGTAAACGTGGCCAGCATGAACGCCAAACCCTACTGTGTGGATTGCCACCGGGGTGTTGCCCACATGCGCATGATGCCCATAAGCACAAGGACGGTAGCCAATGACTAA
- a CDS encoding ammonia-forming cytochrome c nitrite reductase subunit c552 has protein sequence MTKSNIHKALGAAALLGMVLLTGCQDVSTDLKPPKYKTSIPENATRISSFKAEFPQQYASYMKNNETSVMTEYKGSIPYHKNDNVNPLPKGFKHAQPYLKNLWLGYPFMYEYNEARGHTYAIEDFVNIDRINRFAADGKGGLPATCWNCKTPKMMEWVKQYGDAFWSKDVNEFRGKDKIDGMDETIGCANCHDPVTMELRPYSEPLKDWLKRSGQDWAKLSRNQKRSLVCAQCHVEYYFTHKDNGPAAKPVFPWDNGFNPEDMYQYYKGHGPKGADGKPGPFSDWTHAASKVGMVKMQHPDYEMFQDGPHGAAGVACADCHMPYMREGGKKVSSHWMTSPLKDPELRACRQCHADKTADYLRSRVEYTQKKAFDQLLKAQEISVKAHEAVRLANGYEGKRSPDYDALMTEAREMVRKGQLFWDYVSAENSVGFHNPAKTLDTLMTSMECSQKAVDLATKATEFGIAEQLAKDIKETVPPILEMSRKLQQDPEFLKKNPWTKLLPALPKADQVWDGQTRITSEAKPAQ, from the coding sequence ATGACTAAGAGCAACATACACAAGGCCCTGGGAGCGGCGGCCCTGCTTGGCATGGTTTTGCTTACGGGCTGTCAGGATGTTTCCACAGACCTCAAACCTCCCAAGTACAAAACCTCCATTCCTGAAAATGCCACCCGCATTTCTTCGTTCAAGGCGGAATTTCCCCAGCAGTACGCCTCGTATATGAAGAACAACGAAACTTCGGTAATGACGGAATACAAGGGGTCCATTCCCTACCACAAGAATGACAACGTCAACCCGTTGCCCAAGGGATTCAAGCACGCTCAGCCCTATCTCAAAAACCTGTGGCTGGGTTACCCCTTTATGTACGAATACAATGAAGCCCGTGGCCACACTTATGCCATCGAGGACTTTGTAAACATCGACCGCATCAACCGCTTTGCCGCCGACGGCAAGGGCGGCCTGCCCGCCACCTGCTGGAACTGCAAAACTCCCAAGATGATGGAATGGGTCAAGCAGTACGGCGATGCTTTCTGGTCCAAGGACGTCAACGAATTCCGCGGCAAGGACAAGATCGACGGCATGGACGAAACCATTGGTTGCGCCAACTGCCACGACCCTGTGACCATGGAACTGCGCCCCTACTCCGAGCCTCTCAAGGACTGGCTGAAGCGTAGTGGACAGGACTGGGCCAAGCTTTCGCGCAACCAGAAGCGTAGCCTCGTGTGCGCCCAGTGCCACGTGGAATACTACTTTACCCACAAGGACAACGGCCCCGCCGCCAAGCCCGTGTTCCCCTGGGACAACGGCTTCAACCCCGAAGACATGTACCAGTACTACAAGGGTCATGGCCCCAAGGGTGCTGACGGCAAGCCCGGTCCGTTCTCTGACTGGACGCACGCCGCTTCAAAGGTTGGCATGGTCAAGATGCAGCATCCTGACTACGAAATGTTCCAGGATGGCCCCCACGGCGCCGCTGGCGTAGCCTGCGCCGACTGCCACATGCCCTACATGCGTGAAGGCGGCAAGAAGGTTTCCAGCCACTGGATGACCTCACCTCTCAAGGATCCGGAACTGCGCGCATGCCGCCAGTGCCATGCCGACAAGACTGCCGACTACCTGCGCAGCCGCGTGGAATACACGCAAAAGAAGGCCTTTGACCAGTTGCTCAAGGCCCAGGAAATCTCGGTCAAGGCCCATGAAGCTGTTCGCCTTGCCAATGGCTACGAAGGCAAGCGTTCGCCCGATTATGACGCGCTCATGACCGAAGCCCGCGAAATGGTCCGCAAGGGCCAGCTGTTCTGGGATTATGTTTCTGCAGAAAACAGCGTTGGTTTCCACAACCCTGCCAAGACGCTTGATACGCTCATGACCTCCATGGAATGCAGCCAGAAGGCTGTTGACCTTGCCACCAAGGCCACGGAATTTGGCATTGCAGAGCAGCTTGCCAAGGACATCAAGGAAACGGTGCCCCCGATTCTTGAAATGAGCCGCAAGTTGCAGCAGGACCCCGAGTTCCTCAAGAAGAACCCCTGGACCAAGCTGCTGCCCGCTCTGCCCAAGGCAGACCAGGTATGGGATGGCCAGACCCGCATTACCTCTGAGGCCAAGCCCGCCCAGTAA